A DNA window from Streptomyces canus contains the following coding sequences:
- a CDS encoding IclR family transcriptional regulator domain-containing protein — MLEADRAPHFVRSLERGLAVIRAFDADRPELTLSEVARACGLTRAAARRFLLTLADLGYVRADGRAYRLTPRVLELGYSYLSSFSLAQIAVPHLEQLVENTRESSSLCVLDGDDTVYVARVPARRIMTAAITVGTRFPAHVTSVGRVILAHLPQEEIEARLAHVELTPLTARTIVSADLLRAELDRVRRQGYAVVDQELEEGLRSIAAPVRDRGGEVVAAVNIPVQAGRTTLAALRRDLLPPLLETVAGIEADLGMATGPVPASSRGTGTHRSSSSPRPPAPRP; from the coding sequence ATGCTCGAAGCAGACCGCGCCCCTCACTTCGTCCGCTCCCTGGAGCGCGGCCTCGCCGTCATCCGCGCCTTCGACGCCGACCGCCCGGAACTCACCCTCAGCGAGGTCGCCCGCGCCTGCGGGCTGACCCGCGCGGCCGCCCGCCGCTTCCTGCTGACGCTGGCCGACCTCGGATACGTCCGCGCCGACGGCCGCGCCTACCGGCTCACCCCGCGCGTCCTCGAGCTCGGCTACTCCTACCTGTCGAGTTTCTCGCTGGCCCAGATCGCCGTACCGCATCTGGAGCAACTGGTGGAGAACACGAGGGAGTCGTCGTCCCTGTGCGTACTCGACGGCGACGACACCGTGTACGTCGCCAGGGTGCCCGCGCGTCGCATCATGACCGCGGCGATCACCGTCGGCACCCGCTTTCCGGCCCATGTCACCTCGGTCGGGCGGGTGATCCTCGCCCATCTGCCGCAGGAGGAGATCGAGGCACGCCTCGCCCACGTCGAGTTGACCCCGCTCACCGCCCGCACCATCGTCTCCGCCGACCTTCTGCGGGCGGAACTCGACCGGGTACGCCGGCAGGGGTACGCCGTCGTCGACCAGGAGCTGGAGGAGGGGCTGCGCTCGATCGCCGCCCCGGTGCGGGACCGGGGCGGCGAGGTGGTGGCGGCGGTCAACATCCCCGTGCAGGCGGGGCGTACGACACTCGCCGCGCTGCGGCGGGACCTGCTGCCGCCACTGCTGGAGACGGTCGCGGGCATCGAGGCCGATCTCGGGATGGCTACAGGTCCAGTACCAGCTTCTTCCCGCGGCACCGGGACACACAGATCATCATCGTCTCCCCGGCCTCCCGCTCCTCGTCCGTGA
- a CDS encoding site-specific integrase → MAESDAPFDRWHKRYPKPGDIACKCGTKKSLLYPSADHGRGQQWQARYTDPNGKTRRPAFDTWQAARDHLDEVRVQIRNGSWVDPDLGNETVEFYAKEFLERRRKKNKNKNTTDTYDTHIRVHIIPFLGKHIARTLRRKHSMALVDYLIDQPTVGGVYGVQIFKTWRILVNYMIDEDVPLPANVVSRIELPEVEGRVKVSLSAEQVNRLAAAMREVEPRFEVFVWIAACAGLREGEAIGLSKASVDWSEGLLYIEEQRQGGKSAKLKTKASAATLPVDAFLIDKLRKHIERFPQFAPVSRRAEGDRRRRGWVPPPDEGLIVTNRYGRPVSGRDFNEKWRAAVTLAGLPPEIRFHDLKHFYTSQLGASGQHDPKTVQALSRHARFAETWETYAHPPRAVEGVDVTTFSGLFSPLDTSGEQAA, encoded by the coding sequence ATGGCCGAGTCCGATGCACCGTTTGACCGGTGGCACAAAAGATATCCGAAACCAGGTGACATAGCATGCAAATGCGGCACGAAGAAGAGTCTACTCTATCCGTCAGCCGACCATGGACGGGGTCAGCAATGGCAGGCTCGCTACACGGACCCGAACGGCAAGACCCGCCGTCCAGCGTTCGACACCTGGCAGGCAGCACGTGATCACCTGGACGAAGTCCGAGTGCAGATCCGCAACGGCAGTTGGGTCGATCCAGATCTGGGAAACGAAACAGTCGAGTTCTACGCCAAAGAATTCCTTGAACGCAGAAGGAAGAAGAACAAGAACAAGAACACGACTGACACGTACGACACGCACATCCGGGTACACATCATTCCATTCCTCGGGAAGCACATCGCCAGGACGCTGCGCCGCAAGCACAGCATGGCCCTCGTGGATTACCTGATCGACCAACCCACCGTTGGCGGCGTCTACGGTGTTCAGATCTTCAAAACCTGGCGCATCCTCGTCAACTACATGATCGACGAGGATGTACCCCTGCCAGCGAACGTCGTGTCGCGGATCGAGCTGCCGGAAGTGGAAGGACGAGTAAAAGTTTCCCTCAGCGCGGAGCAGGTAAATCGCCTCGCTGCCGCGATGAGGGAAGTCGAGCCGCGTTTCGAGGTCTTCGTGTGGATCGCCGCATGTGCAGGCCTCCGCGAAGGAGAAGCCATCGGCCTCAGTAAGGCATCTGTCGACTGGTCGGAGGGACTCCTGTACATCGAGGAACAGCGGCAGGGAGGGAAGTCAGCGAAGCTCAAGACGAAGGCCAGCGCAGCAACGTTGCCCGTCGACGCCTTCCTCATCGACAAGCTGAGGAAGCACATCGAGCGCTTCCCCCAATTCGCACCGGTGAGCCGCCGCGCGGAAGGTGACCGCCGGCGGCGAGGCTGGGTTCCGCCTCCAGACGAAGGGTTGATCGTCACCAACCGATACGGACGGCCAGTTTCGGGCCGAGACTTCAACGAGAAGTGGCGTGCCGCCGTCACGCTGGCCGGGCTGCCGCCGGAGATACGGTTCCATGACCTCAAGCACTTCTACACGTCTCAGCTTGGCGCGTCAGGCCAGCACGACCCGAAGACGGTTCAGGCTCTCAGCAGACATGCAAGGTTCGCCGAGACATGGGAGACCTACGCCCATCCGCCGCGGGCCGTGGAGGGCGTGGATGTCACGACCTTCAGCGGCTTGTTTTCTCCATTGGACACATCCGGGGAACAAGCGGCCTGA
- a CDS encoding ABC transporter permease, with protein MRRFVLQLVFVLALPALLVAVWWFASDGSTNVFWPPLRTILKTFPDVWTAERLRADVLPSIWRLAAGYALAAVAGVAVGTVIGSYRRVRAVCEPVLEFLRAVPPPVLVPVIMLFAGIGDTMKVTVIASGCVWPILLNTVEGVRAVDPVMLETARSYGVTGPSRLRHLVLPAASPQIFAGLRQALSIGIILMVISEMFAASNGIGFTIVQFQRSFAVPDMWTGILVLGLLGFLLSVVFQLVERRVLAWYHGLRASTRRSP; from the coding sequence GTGAGGCGCTTCGTACTCCAACTGGTCTTCGTGCTCGCGCTGCCCGCGCTGCTGGTCGCCGTCTGGTGGTTCGCGTCGGACGGCAGCACCAACGTCTTCTGGCCGCCGCTGCGCACGATCCTGAAGACCTTCCCGGACGTGTGGACCGCCGAGCGCCTGCGTGCCGACGTCCTGCCCAGCATCTGGCGACTGGCTGCCGGTTACGCGCTGGCGGCCGTGGCCGGGGTGGCGGTCGGCACGGTCATCGGCTCCTACCGGCGGGTGCGAGCGGTGTGCGAACCGGTCCTGGAGTTCCTGCGTGCGGTGCCGCCGCCGGTGCTGGTCCCGGTCATCATGCTGTTCGCGGGCATCGGGGACACCATGAAGGTCACGGTGATCGCGAGCGGCTGCGTGTGGCCGATCCTGCTCAACACGGTCGAAGGCGTGCGCGCGGTCGACCCGGTGATGCTGGAGACAGCCCGTTCCTACGGCGTCACCGGCCCCTCTCGACTGCGCCATCTGGTGCTGCCCGCGGCGAGCCCGCAGATCTTCGCGGGCCTGCGGCAGGCGCTGTCCATCGGCATCATCCTGATGGTGATCAGCGAGATGTTCGCGGCCAGCAACGGCATCGGCTTCACCATCGTCCAGTTCCAGCGCAGCTTCGCAGTCCCCGACATGTGGACCGGGATCCTCGTCCTCGGTCTGCTCGGTTTCCTGCTCTCCGTCGTCTTCCAGCTGGTCGAGCGGCGGGTCCTCGCCTGGTACCACGGCCTGCGCGCCTCGACCCGGCGGTCCCCGTGA
- a CDS encoding ABC transporter ATP-binding protein, which yields MLDVRGLKKVYEGSGRRVEAVRDLTFTVEAGELVCLVGPSGCGKTTLLKCMGGLLTPTAGEVHLSGRKVSGPPPGMAFVFQEYGRSLFPWMRVADNVELPLKQKGLSKARRRELVADALESVDLSEAAGAYPWQLSGGMQQRVAIARALAYEPEVLLMDEPFAAVDAQTRADLEDLVRRLWRERGITILFVTHDIDEAVYLGERVIVLSASPTVVQEQLKVDLPDERDQLHTRVAPRFAELRTHVYEQIQAAKRGAVRDAPVTKSGTPPLH from the coding sequence ATGCTCGACGTACGTGGCCTGAAGAAGGTCTACGAGGGGTCAGGACGCCGTGTGGAGGCGGTCCGCGACCTCACCTTCACCGTCGAGGCGGGCGAACTCGTGTGTCTCGTCGGCCCGTCCGGCTGCGGCAAGACGACCCTGCTGAAGTGCATGGGCGGACTGCTCACGCCGACGGCCGGCGAAGTCCACCTGTCGGGCCGGAAGGTGAGCGGTCCCCCGCCCGGGATGGCCTTCGTCTTCCAGGAGTACGGCCGCAGCCTCTTTCCCTGGATGCGTGTCGCCGACAACGTGGAACTGCCGCTGAAACAAAAGGGTTTGAGCAAGGCGAGGCGACGTGAACTGGTCGCCGACGCACTGGAGTCGGTGGACCTCTCGGAAGCCGCCGGGGCGTATCCCTGGCAGCTCTCCGGCGGTATGCAGCAGCGCGTGGCGATCGCCCGTGCCCTCGCGTACGAGCCCGAGGTCCTGCTGATGGACGAGCCGTTCGCGGCCGTGGACGCGCAGACCCGGGCCGACCTGGAGGATCTCGTACGGCGGCTGTGGCGGGAGCGCGGCATCACGATCCTGTTCGTCACCCACGACATCGACGAGGCCGTGTACCTGGGTGAACGCGTGATCGTGCTGTCCGCCTCCCCCACGGTCGTGCAGGAGCAGCTGAAGGTCGATCTGCCGGACGAGCGGGACCAGTTGCACACGCGTGTGGCCCCGCGCTTCGCCGAACTGCGCACCCATGTGTACGAGCAGATCCAGGCGGCGAAGCGCGGGGCCGTGCGGGACGCTCCGGTCACGAAGTCAGGTACGCCTCCACTTCACTGA
- a CDS encoding ABC transporter permease, with translation MRLQNAALGAAGLAAFLALGEAVPRLGLVREEYFPPTSRIASAFADELSDGAFWTALGDTLTGWALGLAIAVSAGIVIGVVVSVVPYLREATASTIEFLRPIPSVALIPLAVLLYGSELRSVLLLVVYASFWQVLIQTLYGVQDVDPVAEETARSYGLGTWARIRHVLWPTALPYVMTGVRLAAAVALILAITGELVIGAPGLGARIAVAQNSQAVPEMYALIVVTGILGLLINVGARTVERRALAWHQSVRGEVAV, from the coding sequence GTGAGGCTCCAGAACGCGGCGCTGGGCGCCGCCGGACTCGCGGCCTTCCTCGCCCTGGGCGAGGCGGTGCCGCGGCTCGGTCTGGTCAGGGAGGAGTACTTCCCGCCGACCAGCCGGATCGCGAGCGCCTTCGCCGACGAACTCTCCGACGGCGCCTTCTGGACGGCGCTCGGCGACACGCTCACCGGCTGGGCCCTGGGCCTGGCCATCGCCGTCTCGGCGGGGATCGTCATAGGCGTGGTCGTCTCCGTCGTGCCGTATCTGCGCGAGGCGACGGCCTCGACGATCGAGTTCCTGCGCCCGATCCCCTCGGTCGCCCTCATCCCGCTGGCGGTGCTGTTGTACGGCAGCGAACTGCGCTCGGTGCTGTTGCTCGTCGTGTATGCCAGCTTCTGGCAGGTCCTCATCCAGACGCTCTACGGCGTCCAGGACGTCGACCCCGTCGCCGAGGAGACGGCACGGTCGTACGGTCTCGGCACCTGGGCGCGGATCCGGCATGTGCTGTGGCCGACCGCGCTGCCGTATGTGATGACCGGTGTCCGGCTGGCCGCGGCCGTCGCGCTGATCCTCGCCATCACCGGTGAACTCGTCATCGGCGCACCGGGCTTGGGCGCCAGGATCGCGGTCGCGCAGAACTCGCAGGCGGTCCCGGAGATGTACGCGCTGATCGTGGTGACCGGCATTCTGGGGCTGCTCATCAACGTCGGCGCGCGTACCGTGGAGCGACGGGCGCTGGCCTGGCACCAGTCGGTGCGCGGGGAGGTGGCGGTGTGA
- a CDS encoding PDR/VanB family oxidoreductase codes for MSDAYEAELVVDRRDAAADGVLALTLRHPLGEQLPQWEPGAHLDVVLGPGLERQYSLCGDPADRTAWRIAVLREPAGRGGSAHVHEQLEPGDKVRVRGPRNHFALRPAPRYLFIAGGIGITPILPMLAAAEAEGAEWTLLYGGRTRESMAFTEELSRYGDRVTVAPQDQTGLLDLASVLDGVPEGTLVYCCGPGPLLDAVEERCPAGLLHVERFTPKEQPAAENTEFEVELAQTGTTVTVAPDVSVLDAVRASGVEVLFSCTEGTCGTCETDVLDGTPDHRDSVLTDEEREAGETMMICVSRCRGKKLVLDL; via the coding sequence ATGAGTGACGCGTACGAAGCCGAACTCGTCGTCGACCGCCGCGACGCGGCGGCCGACGGTGTGCTCGCCCTCACCCTGCGCCACCCGCTGGGCGAACAGCTCCCGCAGTGGGAGCCCGGCGCCCACCTCGACGTGGTGCTCGGTCCCGGCCTGGAGCGGCAGTACTCCCTGTGCGGCGACCCGGCCGACCGCACCGCCTGGCGGATCGCCGTGCTGCGCGAGCCCGCCGGGCGCGGTGGATCCGCCCATGTGCACGAGCAGTTGGAGCCGGGCGACAAGGTCAGGGTGCGCGGGCCGCGCAACCACTTCGCCCTGCGGCCCGCACCCCGTTACCTCTTCATCGCGGGCGGCATCGGCATCACCCCGATCCTCCCGATGCTCGCGGCGGCGGAGGCCGAGGGCGCGGAGTGGACGCTGCTGTACGGCGGGCGGACGCGCGAATCCATGGCGTTCACCGAGGAGTTGAGCCGCTACGGCGATCGGGTCACCGTCGCTCCCCAGGACCAGACGGGCCTCCTGGACCTCGCCTCGGTGCTCGACGGCGTCCCCGAGGGAACCCTCGTCTACTGCTGCGGGCCCGGCCCGCTGCTCGACGCGGTGGAGGAGCGCTGCCCCGCCGGACTGCTGCACGTGGAGCGGTTCACGCCGAAGGAGCAACCAGCCGCGGAGAACACGGAGTTCGAGGTCGAGCTGGCACAGACCGGCACGACGGTCACGGTCGCGCCGGACGTCTCCGTGCTCGACGCCGTGCGCGCCTCGGGCGTGGAGGTGCTGTTCTCCTGCACCGAGGGCACCTGCGGCACCTGTGAGACCGACGTCCTCGACGGCACCCCGGACCACCGGGACTCGGTGCTCACGGACGAGGAGCGGGAGGCCGGGGAGACGATGATGATCTGTGTGTCCCGGTGCCGCGGGAAGAAGCTGGTACTGGACCTGTAG
- a CDS encoding ABC transporter substrate-binding protein, translated as MRRLLVTLAAGALLVTASACGSSGDSGASDPGSSSGGTTTVKLGLIPIVDVAPVYLGQKKGFYGKRGLKLEISTASGGAAIVPGVASGQFQFGFSNVTSLLIAQSSGVPVKAVSNGIASTGVAGKDFAAIAVKKGSSVKSAKDLEGKKVAINTLKNINESAVRESVRKDGGDPDKVKFVELAFDQMPAALDSGQVDAACAVEPALATIKSQGGQVIASPLVDVAKDTTVAMYFTSTRYQQQNADVVKKFQEATAESLAYADAHPDEARQIITTYTKIPASVLAQVTLPKWPAEPNKESIEALAKLGEEDGFFKKTPDVDALLP; from the coding sequence ATGCGTCGTCTGCTCGTCACCCTCGCGGCCGGAGCATTACTGGTCACCGCGTCGGCCTGTGGTTCGTCCGGCGACTCGGGGGCCTCGGACCCGGGATCGTCGTCCGGCGGCACCACCACCGTCAAGCTCGGCCTCATTCCGATCGTCGATGTCGCGCCGGTCTATCTGGGCCAGAAGAAGGGGTTCTACGGCAAGCGCGGGCTGAAGCTCGAGATATCGACCGCGTCCGGCGGCGCGGCGATCGTGCCCGGAGTCGCCAGCGGGCAGTTCCAGTTCGGTTTCTCCAACGTCACCTCCCTGCTGATCGCCCAGTCGTCCGGGGTGCCGGTCAAGGCGGTCTCCAACGGCATCGCCTCAACGGGCGTGGCGGGCAAGGACTTCGCGGCGATCGCGGTGAAGAAGGGCAGCTCGGTCAAGTCCGCGAAGGACCTGGAGGGCAAGAAGGTCGCCATCAACACGCTGAAGAACATCAACGAGTCCGCGGTGCGCGAGTCGGTCCGCAAGGACGGCGGCGACCCGGACAAGGTGAAGTTCGTGGAGCTGGCCTTCGACCAGATGCCGGCCGCTCTCGACAGCGGCCAGGTCGACGCGGCCTGCGCGGTCGAGCCCGCGCTCGCCACCATCAAGAGCCAGGGCGGCCAGGTGATCGCCTCCCCGCTGGTGGACGTGGCCAAGGACACCACGGTCGCCATGTACTTCACCTCGACGCGGTACCAGCAGCAGAACGCCGACGTGGTGAAGAAGTTCCAGGAGGCCACCGCCGAGTCCCTCGCCTACGCGGACGCCCACCCGGACGAGGCACGCCAGATCATCACGACGTACACCAAGATCCCGGCGTCGGTGCTGGCGCAGGTGACTCTCCCGAAGTGGCCGGCCGAGCCGAACAAGGAGTCCATCGAGGCGCTGGCGAAGCTGGGCGAGGAGGACGGGTTCTTCAAGAAGACCCCTGACGTGGACGCGCTGCTTCCGTGA
- a CDS encoding IS5 family transposase: MSDRQPYKSDLSDERWALIEPVIASWKAQHPSISGHQGAYEMREIVNALLYQSRTGCQWDYLPHDLPPVGAVKYYFYKWRDDGTDQTIHDLLRWQVRESRGRKADPSLVVLDTQSLHAAVGVPADTTGRDAAKKVPGRKRGLAVDVLGLVIAVVVLAASAHDNAAGIALLDKVAADTGTVQKALVDQGFKTTVIDHGQKVGIDVAVVERNPAASGFVPQPKRWVVEQVNGIMMLHRRLVRDYEHRPASAESRVYWAISDRMARMLTATSTPTWRGA, from the coding sequence GTGAGCGACCGTCAGCCCTACAAGAGCGACTTATCCGACGAGCGGTGGGCACTAATCGAGCCCGTCATCGCCTCCTGGAAGGCTCAGCATCCCTCCATCAGCGGCCACCAAGGCGCCTACGAGATGCGGGAGATCGTCAACGCCCTGCTCTACCAGTCCCGTACCGGCTGCCAGTGGGACTACCTCCCCCACGATCTACCGCCGGTCGGAGCGGTGAAGTACTACTTCTACAAGTGGCGCGACGACGGCACTGACCAGACCATCCACGACCTGCTGCGCTGGCAGGTCCGCGAGAGCCGGGGGCGCAAGGCCGACCCGAGCCTGGTGGTGCTCGACACCCAGAGCCTGCACGCGGCCGTGGGGGTGCCCGCCGACACCACCGGAAGGGACGCGGCAAAAAAAGTCCCAGGCCGCAAGCGCGGCCTGGCGGTTGATGTTCTCGGTCTGGTGATCGCGGTGGTGGTGCTGGCCGCGTCCGCGCACGACAACGCCGCTGGCATCGCCTTGCTGGACAAGGTCGCCGCCGACACCGGCACGGTGCAGAAGGCCCTGGTGGACCAGGGGTTCAAGACCACCGTTATCGACCACGGGCAGAAGGTGGGCATCGACGTCGCAGTCGTCGAGCGCAACCCGGCAGCCAGCGGTTTCGTCCCCCAGCCCAAGAGGTGGGTGGTGGAACAGGTGAACGGGATCATGATGCTGCACCGCAGGCTGGTACGGGACTACGAGCACCGGCCCGCCTCCGCCGAGTCGAGGGTGTACTGGGCCATAAGCGACCGGATGGCCCGGATGCTCACCGCGACCTCCACCCCCACCTGGCGCGGCGCGTGA
- a CDS encoding WD40 repeat domain-containing protein: MPTARRISRSCRADGRSRGTLQHDRTPRSVPIRLCHTFQRQQTRHLVTYRPLRADTDTVWAVAMGRVGDRDIIVSGSGDETVRLWDAETGQSIGDPLTGHTDTVWAVAMGKVGDRDIIVSGSGDETVRLWDAETGQPIGDPLTGHTDTVWAVAMGKVGDRDIIVSGSGDETVRLWDAETGQPIGDPLTGLGPVTAVAVGRANDCDIIVFGSVVGARGNPEEESWHQVRESWHADIGRAGDRDLIFPRKVGGSVGVWDAAREQSVVVISEFTGGVWAVAVGRVGDRDIIVSGSGHDDVCLWDALTGEPIEAPLTGHTSRVNAVAVGRVGDRDIIVSGSDDDTVRLWDALTGEPIEAPLTGHTSRVNAVAVGRVGDRDIIVSGSDDDTVRLWDTAAGQSIGRLTASHAQTVEAVAAGRAGDRDIIVSCADPDETVRIWDAITGQSIGTLSGHELGVTSVAVGRVSDRDIIVSGSVDSTVRIWDAITHQPLGEPIGSTSFFRRDPATVGHSKSVLAVAVGRVGDRDIIVSGGNDATVRIWDTATHQPIGNPLQMPKKWVEALAVGRAGDRDIIVWTSGEESVWIWDAVTRQPVCVLEHSARVTTVAVGRAGGRDIIVSGSEDKTVRIWDAVSGLSIGNPLTGHTDAVRAVAVGRAGGRDIIVSGSRDKTVRVWNGAGILVDMVAQGQPVDAVALSSDGTLYVAAGVAVCAYTPPDQT; encoded by the coding sequence GTGCCCACCGCTCGTCGGATAAGTCGCTCTTGTAGGGCTGACGGTCGCTCACGAGGAACACTCCAGCACGACAGGACTCCCCGATCAGTCCCGATACGCCTGTGCCACACGTTCCAGCGACAGCAAACGCGGCATCTCGTCACATACCGCCCTCTCAGGGCGGACACCGACACAGTGTGGGCGGTGGCGATGGGCAGGGTCGGTGATCGCGACATCATCGTCTCCGGCAGCGGAGATGAAACCGTAAGGCTCTGGGATGCCGAAACCGGCCAGTCTATCGGCGACCCACTGACCGGCCACACCGACACAGTGTGGGCGGTGGCGATGGGCAAGGTCGGTGATCGCGACATCATCGTCTCCGGCAGCGGAGATGAAACCGTAAGGCTCTGGGATGCCGAAACCGGCCAGCCTATCGGCGACCCACTGACCGGCCACACCGACACAGTGTGGGCGGTGGCGATGGGCAAGGTCGGTGATCGCGACATCATCGTCTCCGGCAGCGGAGATGAAACCGTAAGGCTCTGGGATGCCGAAACCGGCCAGCCTATCGGCGACCCACTGACCGGACTCGGCCCCGTGACCGCGGTGGCAGTGGGCAGGGCGAATGACTGCGACATCATCGTATTCGGCAGTGTCGTCGGTGCACGGGGGAACCCCGAGGAGGAAAGCTGGCATCAGGTGCGGGAAAGCTGGCATGCAGACATTGGTCGTGCTGGTGATCGGGACCTCATTTTCCCCCGCAAGGTTGGTGGTTCGGTGGGCGTCTGGGATGCCGCTAGAGAGCAAAGCGTCGTCGTCATCAGTGAGTTCACCGGCGGAGTGTGGGCAGTAGCGGTGGGCAGGGTTGGGGATCGCGACATCATCGTCTCCGGTAGCGGACACGACGATGTATGCCTCTGGGATGCCCTCACTGGAGAGCCCATCGAGGCCCCGCTGACGGGCCACACCAGCAGGGTGAACGCGGTGGCGGTGGGCCGCGTTGGTGATCGCGACATCATCGTCTCCGGCAGCGACGACGACACCGTAAGGCTCTGGGATGCCCTCACTGGAGAGCCCATCGAGGCCCCGCTGACGGGCCACACCAGCAGGGTGAACGCGGTGGCGGTGGGCCGCGTTGGTGATCGCGACATCATCGTCTCCGGCAGCGACGACGACACCGTGAGGCTCTGGGACACCGCTGCTGGTCAGTCCATCGGCCGCCTGACGGCCAGCCACGCGCAGACAGTTGAGGCAGTGGCGGCAGGCAGGGCCGGTGACCGCGACATCATCGTCTCCTGCGCCGACCCCGACGAAACCGTGCGGATCTGGGACGCCATCACTGGCCAATCCATTGGCACCCTGAGTGGCCATGAGCTCGGCGTGACTTCGGTAGCAGTGGGCCGGGTCAGCGACCGCGACATCATCGTCTCCGGAAGTGTGGACTCAACAGTGCGGATCTGGGACGCCATCACCCACCAACCCCTCGGCGAGCCAATCGGCAGCACATCCTTCTTCCGCCGCGACCCCGCCACTGTCGGTCATTCCAAATCCGTACTAGCGGTGGCGGTGGGCCGCGTTGGTGATCGCGACATCATCGTCTCCGGCGGCAACGATGCCACTGTGCGGATCTGGGACACCGCCACCCACCAACCCATCGGCAACCCTCTCCAAATGCCCAAGAAGTGGGTGGAGGCGCTGGCGGTGGGGCGGGCCGGTGACCGCGACATCATTGTTTGGACCAGTGGCGAAGAATCGGTGTGGATCTGGGATGCCGTAACCCGCCAACCCGTGTGCGTCCTTGAGCACAGCGCCCGGGTGACCACCGTGGCGGTGGGCCGGGCTGGAGGTCGCGACATCATCGTCTCCGGCAGCGAAGACAAGACCGTGCGCATCTGGGACGCCGTAAGCGGCCTATCCATCGGCAACCCGCTGACCGGCCACACCGACGCAGTCAGGGCGGTAGCGGTGGGCCGGGCTGGAGGTCGCGACATCATCGTCTCGGGCAGCAGAGACAAGACCGTGCGCGTCTGGAACGGTGCAGGGATTCTCGTGGACATGGTGGCCCAAGGTCAGCCGGTCGACGCCGTGGCTCTCTCATCGGACGGCACCCTCTACGTCGCGGCCGGCGTTGCGGTCTGCGCATACACGCCACCGGACCAAACGTGA